The Melitaea cinxia chromosome 13, ilMelCinx1.1, whole genome shotgun sequence sequence CTATCACCACTTGTTTCCTATACGAATCCTCAATTGTAGGGTCGTATTCGTCCACGAAATGATTCTGAATCAGCTGTATAGTTAATGCTGATTTACCAACGCCACCAGCCCCTACCACCACTAGCTTGTATTCGGTCATCTTGCGTCTTGATAGTAGGAATATTTTTCGTAACACCAAACGTCACTGTTACACTAAGAAACAACGCCCCAGACCGACGCGCCACACCTTTGATATTACTCACATCGGCATGGCTGTCACGACCTGTTATGTATGTTATTGCACTCACTGTACCCGTAAAACGGctaattaatgtattattagagtcaaatgcaataaataacaatgagGCAGTTCACTCACCCTTTTACCACAGACTAAGTAGACTATATTTACACGTGACATGACAGAATGAGAAGTTAATTTATTGCGtgagttttcatttttaaactaaattaattttaaatagtttttatccaGTTATAGTgtaaaattgtatgaaataactttagagtaaaatagattacatatttaatcaatattaaataaataatggtttTGTTGAGATACTGTAATCAGTTCTTAGTTCGTAATAGTTCACAATTAAATTTGTAGGTGGCGCTAAATTGTTACAATGAATATTCAAAGttcaaaacttcaaaaaaataagtCGAAATAAAGCATTGAAATTTACAATTCTAAGTCTGCTTTTACAAACCTAAGGCATTCGGTATTTTCAGCTTAAGAAATCGCGTGTTTTATATAAGGATTTAATTTGAACTTGGATATCTGCGTAGTATGTCAACAGACGATGCGAAGAATGAGGGGGATCCCGAAACTTTGGAGGAAGCGGGTATACTTGAAGCCGATGTTGGTGCGaaattgttagtattttttaaccgacttcaaaaaaggaggagcttactcaattcggccgtattatatataaatttttcgtgtcataatgttagttaaaaatactcctccgaagcggctggaccgatttttatgaaattttgtgtgcatatcgggtaggcctgagaatcagccaacttctatttttcatactgtAAGTTGTAAGGGTAATATAaggattaaggggtttaataacatgtatggcaaaacaatggttgcggggtcagctagtttatatatatatatatatatattttatgtatgttcaatgttcggggataactttgtcgtttacgaaccgattttgttcattccttttttgttggaaagggatatcccaagtgtggtaccatgataagcaaACCAGGagctgatgatgggattccagagaaatcgaaggaaatcctcggaaatcgtagtgacgactagtgcgtcggttaatttttttcgtctactcacgttgtattacttgtcgatgtaattgaagtcggtttttttcaacACAATTATAACATCATAACGTGATTTAAGCAGTTTTCATATGCTatatttacatttctttttttaattgcatttttCTGTGGCTttactacaatattaaaatttaatttttcaaatcaaaaatattagtataaactaTCTGTtaacaatataaacattaaaattaaacaacataaaaaataacaaaacctttttttttcctAAGATTTTGATAATCCCTATTGGATAACATCTATTGTTAGTGATCCTTTCTATATTTCATATACCTCATTCTAGATGCTATGCAGCTAtgctaattttttgttttgcggaccatttggcTCCCCTTTGTGAGTAGTGCCCGGGGCATGATGCTCCTTTGCCCGCCCCTCGCTATGCCACTGATACAGCGGGATATGAGCTTTTGTGCTTGTGTTGTCTATATCCTACTCGGACAGATTCTAAGCAgttaacttatataaatataagtataagaatatataattatgtatatactagctgactcggcgaacttcgtatcgcctaacacaaactttatcgtatggtattaaagttcaaattgacttttaagtattatcacaaatcttttgtatgggagtatagaaaagtgttgtttttagactttttcaggaatttttttttttttttttttttagaatttttctctccgtaagaaccatcctcgtacttcaaggaatattttaaaaaaagaattagcgaaatcggtccaaccgttctcgagttttgcgcttagtaacacattcagcgactcatttttatattatagatttgttTCAGTGACCAACAGCTCGCGGGTATAGATCCCAACTTGAAGATCAACATGGACCCGCAGGCGCACCACCAACTCCGGCCTGAGATGATGTTCATACGCGAAGAGTTGCGGCAGGCGAAAGAGCAGACTTTAGCTGTGAGATTATTAGACtagtataaaaaacattttaattttatattataagagtGGCAAATAAACGtccgcctgatggtaaacggCCACTAAAGTCTACAGTACCAGGAGTATCGCAACTACGCTGCCAACTTTAACTTCATAATCCAATTAATTAGTTTGTGAGAAATGGGTCTTGGAGTATGTACTACAGAAATACTTTGTAACGTGATGGTGATCTGGCCGTTcccattttttaagttaaatttatttcctAATCTATTAACGCCTCCTCAGCTACGAGCGTAACTCGTTTGTGACTCCTCTATAGCTACGAGTGTAACTCGTTTGTGACTCCTCTGTAGCTACGAGTGTAACTCGTTTGTGACTCCTCTATAGCTTCGAGTGTAACTCGTTTGTGCTTCATCTATAACTACGAGTTTTATGGTTATAAAATCgtcaacagatttttttttagttcaatcAATTCTTTAGCagtcttttactttattttaattagtaccGTATAATAAAGAATTGTATTGCCATTTAGAAATGCCAAGGCAGTACAAGCTTAGAAAATCATCATCAAAGGTATTAAAAatctaattatataacaatttaatacataaaataaaataacacagtaaaatatattgataacatgttatttaaactttattaactttatagaaaaccacacaaaaaaattaacaataaaaaaccgTAATGACTAGGAAGTAGCATAAAATTCACATTATATACATCGTTATTACTATACTAGTTATATCTCGCCGTTTTCCCGcgtaatttcaatttattgtgAATATTGGGATGAAAAATAGTCAATATGTTAGTCTGAATCAGTAGTACTGATTCAGTACTATAtatgtaccaagtttcattgCAATAAGTTTAGTAGCtattgcgtgaaagagtaacatcCATCGATATAaaatttcgcatttataatactaataagAGTAGCAGGGATACTTgtggtaatattaaaatagttgtatttgctctcaaacgaaaaaaaaagcctacttcaattacatacatCGACAAGcacctgattgatatacctttcatacgtacaaagcgcttcgaatcatctttttttaagcgcacagccaaggaatggaattccctgccggcgtctgtatttccgagttcatacaacccgaacatgtttaaagcacgagtgaacaggcttcttctgggcgaactcgctccatcttcgacctcatctgtgctctagagctagactgggaTCAAGAGTATgcccataacataatataaaaaaaaaaacaagcaatacaacgcaagtagacgaaaaaatagttaagtaaatacgcaatgtcaaagattacccaaaaagtagttatcagatctcgatcaaattaaataGGACTACTAAAAAgcaacagctttcgattaaaacaataatcatcaaaatcggtatacccagtgaaaagttatgcggtataacacaacgtatgttgacgaaaaaataatcaagtaaattttcgtgattagatataactcgaaaagtacttgttagatttcaattaaatttaaacgagaccacatgacataccacctttcgataaaaaaaaaattgaaatcggtccatccactCAAAAGTTCTAGGGtgacatacaaaaaatacaatccaaTAGCGAACCTCCacattttttggaagtcagttaaaaatgaagtgattttttgtttaattataacaaaatctGTACCTATATGATTGAAAATAGATTAAATGATAGTTTAGTATTCCTGTAACAAATTGAATCGTTCATTGACGTCTTTTGAACTACTGAGTTTATCGAGTTTACACGTGTCTCTTTTGTCGCACAAAGGTATTGGTACTGTATCGGACTTCTGAGAAAAGGAGCTAATAATGCGACAGTCGTCCTTTTAGAAAagacctaaataaataaaaagatgtaAGTCCGCCATTACGTGCGTTTCACGTATACAATTTGCACATGCTATttataataggtaattgcaTTTGTTCACAAACATGGGCGTATCCAGAATTGTGTAAGGATGGggtataaacaaataaatgtaaaaactcAATAactcaataatatatataataataatcaataagtAGAAATCTAAAACCGTCAACAATTTATTTACCTTCGCTATCAAAACTATTTCAATCTAACCTAACCGAGTTAGGGTGGGTTAAATGCCCCACCTTGCCCTCTGTGAGTACGCCCGTgcttgcaacaaaaaaaaaaaatgacctaagttattatacaatttacaaaaaaggaggttctcaa is a genomic window containing:
- the LOC123659168 gene encoding uncharacterized protein LOC123659168, with the translated sequence MSTDDAKNEGDPETLEEAGILEADVGAKFDQQLAGIDPNLKINMDPQAHHQLRPEMMFIREELRQAKEQTLAVRRTALKKLLMKDFLEEDCELRNLGLCYAPPDP